From Octadecabacter arcticus 238, a single genomic window includes:
- a CDS encoding WGR domain-containing protein: METRLEKRDPDKNLARYYRMAVLPNLFGEWTLQREWGRIGQGGHIRLDLFRSATEAKSALKILESAKWRREYEKVISNGSIRISYAHGLTGRIPAAAARTARGVGCLGSTAR; encoded by the coding sequence ATGGAAACTCGCCTCGAAAAACGTGATCCAGACAAAAACCTAGCGCGATACTATCGAATGGCGGTTCTCCCAAATTTGTTTGGTGAATGGACATTGCAACGCGAGTGGGGACGGATAGGGCAGGGTGGTCATATTCGGCTGGATTTGTTTCGCAGTGCAACAGAGGCCAAAAGTGCGCTCAAAATACTGGAAAGCGCAAAGTGGCGGCGAGAGTACGAAAAGGTAATATCTAATGGCTCAATTCGCATTAGCTATGCACATGGTCTAACCGGCAGGATACCTGCTGCTGCGGCGAGGACTGCGCGTGGTGTTGGCTGCCTTGGAAGCACTGCGAGATGA
- a CDS encoding IS6 family transposase, whose amino-acid sequence MTKAKQSGAFKGHRFPSEIISYAVWAYFRFPMSFRDVEDLLYKRGVIVSYETIRSWVGKFGHQYAKVIRRDRPAPSDKWHLDEVVITIRGQKYWLWRAVDSKGDVLDILVQSRRNTKAADRFFRKLFKQYGQPRVLVTDKLGSYGAALRKLAPGIDHRAYKGLNNRAEVSHRPTRRREKIMGRFKSPRQAQRFLSVHDQVQTVFRPRRHTLSAAAYRQSRSDAHSIWDDITCELKAG is encoded by the coding sequence ATGACAAAAGCCAAACAATCCGGGGCCTTTAAGGGCCATCGGTTCCCATCTGAAATTATTTCCTACGCTGTATGGGCATACTTTCGTTTTCCGATGAGCTTTCGCGATGTTGAGGACCTTTTGTACAAGCGCGGTGTGATCGTCAGTTATGAAACAATCAGGTCATGGGTTGGAAAATTTGGCCACCAATATGCCAAAGTCATACGCCGTGACCGGCCTGCACCATCGGATAAGTGGCATCTCGACGAGGTAGTGATCACAATCCGTGGCCAAAAGTATTGGCTTTGGCGCGCTGTTGATAGCAAGGGTGACGTGCTGGATATTCTTGTACAGTCACGCCGCAATACAAAGGCAGCAGACCGTTTCTTTCGCAAATTGTTCAAGCAATACGGTCAACCGCGCGTCCTTGTTACCGACAAACTGGGAAGTTATGGGGCGGCCCTCCGGAAACTGGCGCCTGGTATCGACCATCGTGCCTACAAGGGATTGAATAATCGAGCGGAAGTTTCGCACAGGCCTACCCGGCGACGAGAGAAGATCATGGGGAGGTTCAAATCGCCGAGACAAGCCCAGCGATTTCTTTCCGTTCATGATCAGGTCCAAACCGTCTTCCGCCCGCGCCGCCACACCCTTTCAGCAGCTGCCTATCGGCAATCTCGCTCAGATGCTCACAGCATTTGGGACGACATCACGTGTGAGCTAAAGGCAGGGTAA
- a CDS encoding TRAP transporter small permease subunit yields MKHRFIDRISVFVGEWAGLLVIAAVLVTVWEIVSRYVFNSPTMWAHVSTTSLTGVTYLVAGAYVLQRGELIRMTFVVERAGPKLRRWLDLLSDATAIFWGAVLVWGSAIQAEKSALNFRDGEWRPETTGGVWDIPIPAAIRVVFFLGVTLFLLQAVVIFYRRIRVILSIDPTTTPITGAEYSEYLEAEALTQELKDGKP; encoded by the coding sequence ATGAAACACAGGTTCATCGATAGAATATCTGTATTCGTGGGCGAGTGGGCCGGGTTGCTGGTTATTGCCGCTGTGCTGGTCACAGTCTGGGAAATTGTCTCGCGCTACGTGTTCAACTCGCCCACGATGTGGGCTCATGTCAGCACGACTTCACTGACGGGCGTGACCTACCTTGTTGCCGGTGCCTACGTCCTGCAACGGGGGGAATTGATCCGTATGACTTTTGTTGTTGAGCGGGCGGGGCCAAAATTGCGCCGCTGGCTTGATCTGTTATCGGATGCGACTGCCATCTTCTGGGGGGCTGTCTTGGTTTGGGGCTCGGCCATCCAGGCCGAAAAATCTGCTCTGAACTTTCGTGACGGTGAGTGGCGACCCGAAACGACTGGCGGTGTTTGGGATATTCCGATCCCGGCCGCTATCCGGGTCGTTTTTTTTCTGGGTGTCACACTTTTTTTGTTACAGGCGGTCGTAATATTTTATCGCCGCATTCGTGTGATCTTGAGCATCGATCCTACCACCACACCAATTACCGGCGCGGAGTATTCTGAGTACCTGGAAGCCGAGGCTTTGACGCAGGAATTGAAAGATGGAAAACCATAA
- a CDS encoding IS1595 family transposase, translating into MAHQRIATVRLLAGQPSLEAVIGLLEERIGTARNCPHCATGGAVIRGRSNGLKRYFCKICSKTFNALTGTPLARLRHKDCWTEFAGSLSDGDTVKTSAARCGVASSTAFRWRHRFLRAVTAGAIKLRGIVEADETFVLSSRKGERNLDRKARRRGGKASKRGVSHEQVPVLVAADRSGATVSAILPAVSAAHLQAVLQPVLDQDALLVTDGCTSYPPCAAAMGISHEALNQTAGERVRGELHIQTVNSRHERLKSFLRRHRGVATKYLDSYLRWFHLAVLPRQPTPRAVLAAAAGILPVRPCA; encoded by the coding sequence ATAGCTCACCAGCGGATTGCAACGGTTCGGTTGCTGGCTGGTCAGCCGTCGCTGGAAGCCGTGATCGGACTGTTGGAGGAGCGGATCGGGACGGCACGAAACTGTCCGCATTGTGCGACGGGCGGGGCTGTGATCCGAGGCCGCTCTAACGGGCTGAAGCGGTATTTTTGCAAGATCTGCAGCAAAACCTTCAACGCCCTAACTGGGACGCCGTTAGCGCGGCTGCGACACAAAGATTGCTGGACGGAATTTGCTGGGTCATTAAGCGATGGCGACACGGTGAAGACCTCGGCGGCGCGCTGCGGGGTGGCCAGCAGCACGGCTTTTCGCTGGCGTCACCGCTTCCTGCGGGCTGTGACGGCTGGCGCGATCAAACTGCGCGGTATCGTCGAGGCCGATGAGACGTTTGTCTTGAGCAGTCGTAAAGGCGAACGGAACCTCGATCGCAAGGCCCGCAGGCGCGGCGGCAAGGCGTCCAAACGGGGGGTATCGCATGAGCAAGTTCCAGTTTTGGTGGCCGCCGACCGCTCCGGCGCGACCGTCAGCGCCATATTGCCGGCGGTGTCTGCCGCTCATTTGCAAGCGGTTTTGCAGCCAGTTCTTGATCAGGACGCCCTGCTGGTCACTGACGGCTGCACCAGTTATCCGCCCTGCGCCGCCGCGATGGGCATCAGCCATGAGGCGCTCAACCAAACCGCTGGCGAGCGCGTCCGGGGAGAACTGCACATCCAGACCGTCAACAGCCGCCATGAGCGGCTCAAGTCCTTCCTTCGTCGTCATCGTGGCGTCGCCACCAAGTATCTCGACAGCTATCTCAGATGGTTTCATCTCGCAGTGCTTCCAAGGCAGCCAACACCACGCGCAGTCCTCGCCGCAGCAGCAGGTATCCTGCCGGTTAGACCATGTGCATAG
- a CDS encoding HpcH/HpaI aldolase/citrate lyase family protein: MSVEFVPADPNNGASMSSFRSFLFTPANHVRHAEKVFTIGADVAILDLEDAVAVNEKKEARNKAAEALQRPRCCQAYVRVNAMDTEFCLDDLEGVVGPALDGVMLPKVESAASLLAADWILTQLERRAGITIGSIDLLPIIETGAGLMALEEIAKCGSRIRRLAFGAGDFTFDMNMIWTADERELDYARSRLVALSRATGLEAPIDTIWVDIPNLDGLRASAETALQMGFQGKLCIHPTQVPVVNDAFTPSDEAVAYARKVVDAFTEAEAAGSAALLVDGKFIDYPFVYRAQRTLKMVKDMA; encoded by the coding sequence ATGTCCGTCGAATTTGTGCCGGCTGACCCAAACAATGGAGCATCCATGTCATCCTTTCGTAGTTTTTTGTTCACCCCCGCCAATCACGTCCGTCATGCAGAAAAAGTATTCACCATCGGCGCAGACGTAGCTATCCTTGACCTTGAAGATGCAGTTGCTGTAAATGAAAAGAAAGAAGCAAGGAATAAAGCCGCCGAGGCGTTGCAGCGGCCGCGTTGCTGCCAAGCCTATGTCCGCGTGAACGCTATGGATACTGAGTTTTGCTTAGACGATTTGGAGGGCGTGGTTGGGCCGGCGCTTGATGGTGTTATGCTGCCGAAGGTCGAAAGCGCCGCGTCGCTCTTGGCGGCTGACTGGATATTAACACAATTAGAACGGCGCGCGGGAATTACGATTGGTAGCATCGACCTACTACCGATCATTGAGACTGGCGCAGGGCTGATGGCGTTGGAAGAAATCGCTAAATGTGGAAGTCGAATCCGTCGTCTGGCTTTTGGCGCGGGCGACTTCACCTTCGACATGAACATGATCTGGACGGCAGATGAACGCGAACTCGATTATGCACGTAGCCGGTTGGTGGCTCTCTCGCGCGCAACCGGCCTTGAGGCACCTATCGATACAATCTGGGTGGACATTCCAAATCTCGATGGGCTACGAGCCTCTGCGGAGACGGCGCTGCAGATGGGTTTCCAAGGCAAGCTCTGCATTCACCCCACCCAGGTTCCAGTGGTGAACGATGCCTTTACACCCAGTGATGAGGCCGTTGCCTATGCACGCAAGGTGGTCGATGCCTTTACTGAGGCTGAAGCGGCGGGATCGGCAGCGCTGCTAGTTGATGGCAAATTCATCGACTATCCCTTTGTTTACCGCGCCCAACGGACGCTAAAAATGGTGAAAGATATGGCTTAG
- a CDS encoding TRAP transporter substrate-binding protein: MKLNNILAGAVIAAALPLSSAIAQEYNWNFQAFMPAGSDAYTAFVDFTDRVEAMSDGRIKITPLPEDSVVSGREQLDAVASGILNGQFGSIGYNAGQDPAFGVLGNFVGGYDSPWQAQAFFDEGGGLELARELYSDYNVHFVAPVFWQGESIPSTIPITSVADFAGVKIRAPEGTVGRVFAEMGASVVGLPGSELFQALSTGLIEATDYLTLGQNAQVGLHESAKYAIYPGIHSNPTLEISVNADDWAELPDDLKAIVVGATRVLSVDVMQRTYLTDQAAAARLPTEEGVTLIDWSAEERRKLREISAGVMGEYATESDMAQRIYDSQVVFMRSIGLL, encoded by the coding sequence ATGAAATTGAATAATATACTTGCCGGCGCCGTAATCGCCGCAGCGCTGCCCCTGTCATCGGCGATAGCGCAAGAGTACAACTGGAACTTCCAAGCTTTTATGCCTGCTGGTTCCGACGCTTATACCGCCTTCGTCGATTTTACCGATCGCGTCGAGGCAATGAGCGATGGTCGGATCAAGATCACACCCTTGCCTGAAGATTCCGTCGTCTCAGGACGTGAGCAGCTTGACGCGGTTGCTTCTGGAATTTTGAACGGCCAATTTGGCTCAATTGGTTATAATGCTGGGCAGGACCCTGCCTTTGGCGTGCTTGGCAATTTTGTCGGGGGCTATGACAGCCCTTGGCAGGCACAAGCTTTTTTCGATGAAGGCGGCGGGCTTGAGCTCGCGCGTGAACTCTATTCGGATTATAATGTTCATTTCGTCGCACCTGTCTTTTGGCAAGGGGAATCTATCCCATCGACCATACCCATCACAAGTGTTGCCGACTTCGCGGGTGTGAAGATCCGAGCGCCCGAAGGCACCGTCGGAAGAGTTTTTGCTGAAATGGGCGCAAGTGTGGTCGGCCTACCGGGCTCCGAGCTCTTTCAGGCACTCTCAACTGGCCTGATCGAGGCGACTGACTATCTCACCTTAGGTCAAAATGCTCAGGTTGGACTGCACGAATCCGCTAAATATGCGATCTATCCAGGCATCCACTCCAACCCGACGCTCGAGATTTCGGTGAACGCGGATGATTGGGCAGAGCTGCCCGATGACCTTAAGGCCATCGTGGTAGGTGCGACTCGGGTCTTGTCGGTTGATGTGATGCAGCGCACCTATCTGACCGACCAGGCCGCAGCCGCACGCTTGCCCACTGAAGAAGGGGTGACCTTGATCGATTGGTCCGCAGAAGAGCGCCGCAAGCTACGCGAGATTTCGGCCGGTGTTATGGGCGAGTATGCGACCGAAAGCGACATGGCTCAGCGTATCTATGATAGTCAAGTCGTATTCATGCGCTCAATAGGCTTGCTCTAA
- a CDS encoding 3-keto-5-aminohexanoate cleavage protein, which yields MISGNPISSKPLILEARINEYMMRGANPNVPYTPTEIAAAATRARESGAAIVHFHARRPDGEPAHDTDLYAEAIRLIREQSDILVHPTLGQVSVQGNAVHRTKHIANLVDMGLKPDFVPVDTGSTNIDRFVGAADGFATNDKVYANSVETLLEFVATFRALGVRPQFISWTIAFTRLFDALAEMGEVDETPFLLFELTDHGILGGHPGTARGLLAHLDFLPKRAVEWSVCNKIGNLTAPAAVAIEMGGHVSIGLGDYLYPELGQPTNADLVDHVAAMAKAMGRPIATPEQTREILQLP from the coding sequence ATGATTAGCGGCAATCCAATTTCGTCCAAACCCCTGATCCTCGAAGCCCGCATCAACGAGTATATGATGCGGGGGGCCAATCCGAATGTGCCTTATACTCCGACCGAAATTGCGGCAGCGGCGACGCGCGCCCGAGAGTCGGGGGCGGCGATCGTGCATTTTCATGCGCGCAGGCCCGATGGTGAGCCGGCGCATGATACAGATCTCTATGCTGAGGCCATTCGCCTGATCCGTGAGCAATCAGATATCCTGGTGCATCCCACCCTCGGCCAAGTCAGTGTTCAGGGCAATGCAGTCCACAGAACCAAACATATTGCCAACCTGGTCGATATGGGACTCAAGCCAGATTTTGTGCCGGTTGATACTGGCTCGACCAATATCGACAGGTTTGTAGGCGCTGCGGACGGCTTTGCCACTAATGACAAGGTTTATGCAAACTCGGTTGAAACGCTTCTAGAATTTGTAGCAACCTTTCGTGCGCTTGGAGTTCGGCCGCAATTTATTAGTTGGACGATCGCCTTTACCAGGCTGTTTGATGCGCTTGCGGAAATGGGCGAAGTCGATGAAACGCCCTTCTTGCTGTTTGAGCTAACGGATCACGGTATCTTAGGCGGCCATCCAGGCACGGCGCGAGGATTGCTTGCACATCTGGATTTTTTGCCCAAGCGGGCTGTCGAATGGTCGGTATGCAACAAAATCGGAAACCTGACCGCGCCGGCAGCTGTCGCTATCGAAATGGGGGGACACGTCTCGATCGGTTTGGGGGACTACCTTTATCCTGAACTGGGTCAGCCGACGAACGCCGATCTTGTCGATCACGTCGCAGCGATGGCCAAGGCGATGGGAAGGCCAATTGCGACACCGGAGCAAACGCGTGAGATACTTCAACTGCCCTAG
- a CDS encoding transposase, giving the protein MGQHRRNYTDDYKAAAVERLYEPGATQGSVAKELGITGTQLKTWRLEIEAFGSVEAKRRQQADAAELLRLRKDNKRLAEEVEILHKASAFFAARAVKP; this is encoded by the coding sequence ATGGGACAACATCGACGCAATTATACAGACGATTATAAGGCAGCTGCAGTTGAGCGGTTATATGAGCCTGGTGCGACGCAAGGCAGCGTTGCCAAGGAGCTTGGGATCACTGGGACGCAGCTGAAGACGTGGCGCTTGGAAATTGAGGCGTTTGGCTCAGTTGAAGCCAAACGGCGTCAGCAGGCGGATGCGGCTGAATTGCTCCGCCTTCGCAAAGACAACAAGCGGCTTGCTGAGGAAGTGGAGATTTTGCACAAAGCATCCGCTTTTTTCGCGGCGCGGGCGGTGAAACCATGA
- a CDS encoding IS3 family transposase, which translates to MTNKRAFITAHKAQYAASILCRLLEISRGWFYEFPASQPARDQRQANRDARDQALLPKIKTFFKASKKCYGSKRIHQDLLADSEVVSERRVARIMKEHKVSPLLRKRRKPITTDSNHKLKPSPNLLEQKFHSQTPNAVWLADITYIDTDEGWLYLAGVKDMATREIVGWAMEDHMRAELCCAALEMALGRRGPVPGLIHHSDRGGQYAGGDYRKLIKKAKLTQSMSRKGQCLDNAPMESFFASLKKEMVHQRRFRTHAEAKAAIFEYIEVFYNRQRRHSGVGYKTPKQAFEDMTWKMAA; encoded by the coding sequence ATGACGAACAAGCGTGCTTTCATCACCGCCCATAAAGCTCAATACGCGGCTTCAATATTATGCCGTCTTCTAGAGATATCCCGGGGCTGGTTCTACGAGTTCCCAGCCAGTCAGCCTGCACGTGATCAGCGTCAAGCTAATCGCGACGCTCGGGATCAGGCGTTGCTTCCCAAGATAAAAACCTTCTTCAAGGCCAGTAAGAAATGTTATGGATCAAAGCGTATTCACCAAGACTTACTGGCGGATAGTGAGGTCGTCTCCGAGCGCCGTGTTGCGAGAATAATGAAGGAACACAAGGTGTCCCCGCTTCTTCGCAAGCGTAGAAAGCCAATCACAACGGACAGCAATCATAAGCTGAAGCCATCCCCAAACTTGTTGGAACAGAAATTCCACAGCCAGACGCCTAATGCCGTTTGGCTGGCGGATATCACCTATATCGACACGGACGAAGGCTGGCTTTATCTGGCTGGCGTGAAGGACATGGCCACGCGTGAGATCGTCGGTTGGGCGATGGAGGATCACATGCGTGCGGAGCTTTGCTGCGCCGCCCTCGAGATGGCTCTGGGACGCAGAGGCCCGGTTCCGGGATTGATACACCACTCCGATAGGGGCGGCCAATATGCTGGCGGGGACTATCGCAAGCTGATCAAAAAGGCGAAACTCACTCAATCCATGAGCCGCAAGGGCCAATGCCTCGACAATGCGCCGATGGAAAGCTTCTTTGCTTCATTGAAAAAGGAGATGGTTCACCAGCGGCGCTTTAGAACACACGCTGAGGCCAAGGCCGCCATCTTCGAATACATTGAGGTCTTCTACAACCGCCAGCGCCGTCATTCAGGCGTCGGCTACAAAACGCCAAAACAGGCTTTCGAAGATATGACTTGGAAAATGGCAGCGTAG
- a CDS encoding TRAP transporter large permease: MDISTITILMFSSMFLLMLLGIPLGIATGGIAAGFLMAFLGLDALPLITTRIYDFIDNYALVALPFFIFMASVMERGGVAHDLYDAIRLWAGRLRGGIGAMTVVVAMVLAAMSGVIGGEIVLLGIIALPQMLRLGYDKDLAIGTVAAGGSLGTMIPPSINLIIFGLTANVSISQLFLASATPGVLMGMTYIAYILIRCYLNPALGPIPSDEELDVPFSEKMASLKNVILPILIAFSVLGSIYAGIASVSEAAGVGAFAMVIAIWFRGKLTADLLKTAMVQTMRTCGMVLWLIFGAVSLVGVYNLLGGSAFIRELLTGLDVAPIVIILIMCGVFIVLGCLMDGTAICLLTIPIFAPIVSALGYDLIWFGIIFAITCQTGYISPPFGTAAFYLKGVAPKGIEITDIFRALLPFVGLQLIVLAAILFIPGIALWPL; this comes from the coding sequence ATGGATATCTCAACTATCACCATTTTAATGTTCAGCAGTATGTTCTTGCTCATGCTGCTGGGGATCCCACTAGGTATCGCCACGGGTGGCATCGCCGCTGGCTTCTTGATGGCTTTTCTGGGCCTCGATGCACTGCCGCTTATCACTACCCGCATTTACGATTTTATTGACAATTACGCACTCGTCGCGCTGCCCTTCTTTATCTTCATGGCGTCCGTTATGGAGCGGGGTGGCGTGGCGCATGATTTATATGACGCTATTCGCCTATGGGCCGGGCGCCTGCGGGGCGGCATCGGGGCCATGACGGTGGTCGTGGCCATGGTGCTGGCCGCGATGTCTGGCGTTATCGGAGGTGAGATCGTCCTTCTGGGCATAATCGCTTTGCCGCAGATGTTGCGCCTCGGCTATGACAAGGATCTAGCAATTGGCACCGTGGCTGCGGGTGGCTCACTTGGCACTATGATCCCGCCCTCGATCAATCTTATTATATTCGGTCTGACAGCAAATGTTTCGATTAGCCAACTGTTCCTTGCATCCGCAACACCAGGGGTGCTGATGGGTATGACTTATATCGCCTATATCCTGATCCGTTGCTATCTGAACCCGGCACTGGGCCCTATCCCCTCGGATGAGGAGCTGGACGTGCCATTCTCTGAGAAGATGGCCTCATTGAAGAACGTCATCCTCCCAATACTGATCGCCTTCAGCGTGTTGGGCTCGATCTATGCCGGGATAGCATCGGTATCCGAGGCGGCAGGCGTGGGCGCCTTCGCGATGGTCATAGCAATTTGGTTCCGAGGCAAACTGACCGCAGATTTGCTGAAAACTGCAATGGTGCAGACGATGCGCACATGCGGCATGGTCCTGTGGCTGATCTTTGGCGCAGTCAGCCTGGTTGGCGTCTACAATCTGCTGGGCGGCTCTGCGTTTATACGCGAGTTATTGACCGGTCTCGATGTGGCTCCCATTGTTATCATCTTGATTATGTGTGGGGTGTTCATCGTGCTCGGGTGCCTGATGGACGGAACGGCTATCTGCCTGCTGACCATCCCAATCTTTGCGCCCATCGTGTCAGCCCTCGGCTATGACCTGATCTGGTTCGGCATCATCTTCGCGATCACCTGCCAGACAGGATACATTTCACCGCCCTTTGGCACTGCGGCCTTCTATCTCAAAGGGGTTGCACCCAAGGGGATTGAGATCACTGACATCTTTCGGGCTCTGCTACCGTTTGTTGGGCTTCAACTCATCGTTTTGGCGGCCATTCTCTTTATTCCGGGCATCGCGCTCTGGCCGCTTTAA
- a CDS encoding mandelate racemase/muconate lactonizing enzyme family protein → MRITDIKVETHPIASNIRNAYIDFSTMTCSLVAIVSDVIRDGKPLVGYGFNSNGRYSATGLIKERFIPRLEKAEPRSILTKDGNNFDPSLIWDTLMANEKPGGHGERSVAVGVIDMAVWDLVSKIEDKPLYQLLAERYGDGTPDKSIFVYAAGGYYYPGKNYQALKDEMQSYVDRGYRVCKMKIGGADLTEDLKRIDAAIEVVGSGRNLAVDVNGRFDLPTAIKYAEALAPYDLFWYEEIGDPADYGLQAAIAQVYSKPMATGENLFSMQDARNLIRFGGMRPDRDWLQFDCALSYGLVEYLRTLQMLRNHGWSPRRCIPHGGHQLSSNIAAGLGLGGNESYPDLFKPFGGFADGHPVVDSYVTLPDVPGIGFEAKSDLIPIMHALAS, encoded by the coding sequence ATGCGTATTACTGATATCAAAGTCGAAACACATCCGATTGCATCCAACATCCGAAACGCTTATATCGACTTTTCGACCATGACCTGCTCACTCGTAGCGATTGTCTCGGACGTGATCCGTGATGGCAAACCCCTTGTCGGATACGGGTTCAATTCGAACGGCCGATACAGTGCGACCGGACTGATCAAGGAGCGCTTCATTCCGCGGCTCGAAAAGGCCGAGCCGCGAAGTATCCTGACCAAGGATGGCAATAATTTTGACCCATCCCTCATCTGGGACACGCTGATGGCGAATGAAAAGCCCGGCGGCCATGGGGAGCGATCAGTTGCCGTCGGTGTCATCGACATGGCAGTCTGGGATCTTGTCTCCAAGATCGAAGACAAACCGCTTTATCAGTTGCTGGCCGAGCGATATGGTGATGGCACCCCAGATAAGAGCATTTTTGTCTATGCGGCGGGTGGCTATTACTATCCCGGTAAAAATTATCAAGCGCTGAAGGATGAGATGCAAAGCTATGTTGATCGGGGTTACCGAGTCTGCAAGATGAAGATAGGTGGCGCAGACCTGACCGAAGATCTCAAAAGGATCGACGCGGCGATCGAGGTTGTAGGCAGCGGCCGAAACCTTGCTGTCGATGTAAATGGCCGTTTCGATCTACCCACGGCCATCAAATACGCTGAGGCATTGGCTCCGTATGATCTGTTTTGGTATGAAGAGATCGGGGATCCTGCTGATTACGGTCTTCAGGCGGCGATTGCTCAGGTCTATTCCAAACCGATGGCGACCGGTGAGAACCTTTTTTCAATGCAGGATGCGCGCAATCTGATCCGATTTGGCGGGATGCGCCCCGACCGTGACTGGCTTCAATTCGATTGCGCCTTGTCTTACGGGTTGGTGGAGTATCTGCGCACGCTGCAAATGCTGCGCAATCACGGATGGTCACCGCGGCGCTGTATCCCGCATGGAGGGCATCAACTGTCTTCCAACATTGCAGCGGGGCTTGGACTGGGTGGCAACGAAAGCTACCCTGACCTCTTCAAGCCGTTTGGCGGATTTGCCGATGGGCATCCAGTGGTGGACAGCTATGTCACCCTACCGGACGTTCCCGGCATTGGGTTCGAGGCCAAATCTGATCTTATTCCCATCATGCATGCGTTGGCATCTTAA
- a CDS encoding IS256-like element ISOan6 family transposase, which translates to MGTTNIVDFARRDEMTDALTELLKTGAQQLIATAVEAELVSYLAQFTGLRTDAGHVAVVRNGHHPARPFQTGIGPVSVRIPKVRSKDGTPVTFRSALVPPYVRRTKTLEAALPWLYLKGISSGEMAPALKVLLGPDAVGLSANTVSRLKRDWANEYEAWKGAELDDEPIVYIWADGVHNGLRGEDDKLCALVIIGVTARGKKRFLAIEDGVRESTQSWREVLLNLKSRGMNAPKLAIGDGAMGFWAAMDEVYPETRHQRCWQHKTMNVLNCLPKLSQPKAKAALHDIWQAETKVDAEKAFDLFIKTYEPKYPKATLCLQKDREELMAFFDFPAQHWQSIRTSNPIESAFATIRHRTKRSKGCLSRDGMLHMMFKLGQCAEQNWRKLRGFDYLAKVITGVTFKDGIETTNPDQITA; encoded by the coding sequence ATGGGAACTACTAACATTGTTGATTTTGCGCGTCGAGACGAGATGACGGACGCGTTGACGGAGTTGCTGAAAACGGGAGCACAACAATTGATCGCGACAGCAGTTGAGGCTGAGCTTGTCAGTTATTTGGCGCAATTTACCGGCTTACGCACCGATGCCGGTCACGTGGCAGTCGTGCGTAATGGACATCATCCGGCCCGCCCGTTTCAAACGGGCATTGGCCCTGTGAGCGTGCGCATTCCAAAGGTTCGGTCCAAGGACGGCACACCGGTGACATTTCGGTCTGCCCTGGTGCCGCCCTATGTGCGCCGCACGAAGACGCTGGAAGCGGCCTTGCCATGGCTTTACCTCAAAGGGATCTCCAGCGGCGAGATGGCTCCCGCCCTCAAGGTTCTTCTGGGCCCAGATGCCGTTGGCTTGTCGGCTAATACGGTTTCGCGTTTAAAACGCGATTGGGCCAATGAATACGAGGCTTGGAAAGGCGCTGAGTTAGATGACGAGCCCATCGTCTATATCTGGGCCGACGGCGTTCACAACGGCCTTCGGGGCGAGGATGACAAGCTCTGTGCCCTTGTTATTATTGGGGTAACTGCCCGTGGCAAGAAGCGATTTCTGGCAATTGAGGATGGGGTGCGCGAGTCCACGCAGAGCTGGCGCGAGGTTCTGCTTAACCTCAAAAGCCGAGGCATGAATGCGCCCAAACTGGCCATCGGGGACGGTGCCATGGGGTTTTGGGCGGCCATGGACGAAGTCTATCCTGAGACCCGCCATCAACGCTGTTGGCAACACAAAACGATGAACGTGCTCAATTGTTTACCCAAGCTGTCTCAGCCAAAAGCCAAGGCCGCGCTGCACGACATCTGGCAGGCCGAGACCAAAGTCGATGCAGAAAAGGCGTTCGATCTGTTCATCAAAACCTACGAACCCAAATACCCCAAGGCCACACTATGCCTGCAAAAAGATCGTGAGGAACTCATGGCATTCTTCGACTTCCCGGCGCAGCATTGGCAAAGCATCCGCACTAGCAATCCAATTGAATCGGCCTTCGCGACGATCCGGCATCGTACCAAGCGTTCAAAGGGCTGCCTGTCACGCGATGGCATGCTGCACATGATGTTCAAACTGGGGCAATGTGCTGAGCAAAATTGGAGGAAGCTACGCGGCTTTGACTACCTCGCAAAAGTCATCACAGGCGTCACGTTCAAAGACGGAATCGAAACCACAAACCCCGACCAGATCACCGCATGA